TCAACCCAATATAAACCTTAAAGAGAAAGAGACGAAGCAAAAATATAAGACTTAAACTTGGGTCTTTTGTATTTGTAGAAAAATTCCATAAATTACCCAAAAAAGCTAAATCCAAGGGTAAACCAAACCAAATGAGTAAGAGtgacaaaaatctcaaaataaaaaaattaatataaaaataataatggcatGCCTCTCACGTATAATACATGGTAAAGATTTAAGTGTAAATGATCTTtcaggctcacgcctgtaatcccagcactctgggaggccgaacccagaggattgcttgaactcaggagtttgagaccaacctgagaaagagcgagaccctgtctctactaaaaaaaaaaaaaaaatagaaaaattagctgggcatcatggcacctgcttgtagccccagctacttgggaggctgaggcaggaggatcacttgagcccaaaagtctgaagttgcagtgaactatgatgatgccactgcactctagctggggagacagagcaagactctgtctcaaaaatcaaaaacaaacaaaaaaaagatctTTCATGAACCTAATAAATTGCCACAAACATGTTTAAGGTCTCCAGATGATATGCCTTGTCCTGCTGGGCACTTTTTAAGtgcagtaataataatgataacagataatataatatttactgGGTACTCACTATGGCAACATCAAAACCAGAATGGTTTTATCTCCTGCCCAAAGTCATCTAGCTAGAAAAGTGAGAAAGAAGATTGGGGCCAATGCAGTTAACTCTAGATAATATAGTCACAtagaaaaactagaagaaaagagTAACAATTACTTTTTTAATGCCTTCCTACTTTCAACAGTTTTACACATCTAATAGTTACACGTATATTTTATAATTGGATAACTTATGCTATGGcataaggggaaaagaaaaccaaatagaaCAAGTATCTTGTAGTttgatcaaaaacaaaaatgaagtttaGAGTCCTTTGCAGTAATACatacattaatcaaaagaagTACAGAAATAGGAACACAAAAACTATAAAAGCTCTAAGGTCAtggaaattaatataaattaagtgCCTATGACATAAATGGGCTGAATCCTCTCACAAAAAAGACGGCTCACTCaatggattaagaaaaaaaatccagctcCCAACAGTCCTATTTCAGTTAAACCCAAATATTCAGGGTTGACGTAAGATGCCTCTGAAATCCTTGGTAAAGGAGTAGATCCCACTATGGGAACTTGGGGTGGGATAGGGTAGGTTTGGTGATGTGGTCAGCCCCTCCTAAGAAACCTTGCCCTTTTTAGGCTCATGCCTCTTCGTCACTGCCCCACCTTCACTGGGTTATCTCCTCTCTACCCATTCCACCATCCCTCAATTTCAGTGTCCCCAGTAGAAGACCCATTTGGCAGGCAGTCTTCATGATGCCTTCCCAACTCTGGCATGTCCCCCACATTAGACACCAGCCACCAACTCCTGGTCAGAAAACCTCTTGTCAGTACAGCTCCTTCTCTGAAAAGTTGGACTTGGTAGTTTCTTTCTGTGATCACAGAGACCCCATTTTCATGGCCTCACTTCCACTTAACTTACTGAAACTTCTACTTCCTTTGAGTGCTTAGGTATCCTGTGATCACTTCTCTATCCCTTTCAGGACAGGACCACTAGAAATTATCATGTTGACAGTTGCAATTTGCTGGTTCCTTTATCCTTCTACTAAAAATCTGCAAGCAAAAATCCCCTGATGGAATCATTCGCAACTCAATTTATCTGCTCCTGCACAGCTGAAGGAAATCAAACAACTGTGAAGATAGTGCCTTCATCTTCATGGACAGTCTCAGCTGAGTCACACCATTGTTTATCAGTCCCATTACAGACCCTCACCCCTGCCTCTCCTTCTTCTCAGAGACCACTGCAAACCTTAACTACACTACCACAGACCACTTAACAATTTATCTCACTGAAGACTATTAGGACAAGAAGTAGAAATCTTTGTAAAACGAGCAGCTAAGTAAGCACTtgtaagttaaatatatataatatatgcaggctgggtgtggtgactcatgcctgcaatgccagcactttgggaggccaaggcaggaggatcacttcaggccaggagttcgagaacaccctgggcaacatagcaagaccccatctctacaaagaaaaatttttttaattttccaggaGTAGtggcatgcttgtagtcccagctactcaggaagattaagcagaggatcccttgagcccaggagttcaaggttgcagtgagctatggtcatgtcactgcactccagcctgggtgacagagcaagatcctgtctctaaaaaaaaaaaaaaaaaaaaaaagtttaaataaataaataaataaataaaaatgtgctctgcctggaacactggTTGGATAAAGACACCCATACAGACCTGAGATAGTGGCTTCCTGTTAACACAGTTGATGCCCCCAATGAAGACCATGTTGGGCATGATCGGCCTGGGGTAGTCCATCACGAAGTCATTTCTGAACAGCCACACGGATGCATGGCTAAGAATGTCCATCAATGATACCTCTCTCTGAAGAACCTCAGAGGCCAGGCTTGcataaggataaaaagaaatgtgGCAAATGTATAACACGGGCAGAGGGTAGAGCATGTTCTTGACCCTTTCCAGGAAGGTCATGTGGTCTGAATTCTTTGTTAGTAACCTAGGAATATATGAGGGAGGGTTCGGACACTGTGTGCCCTCCAAGTCTAAGTGACATGGAATGTAACGCAAAAAAAACACAGTAGGAATGGACAGGTACTTAGCCAGCACCGCCCCACAGGGGTAAACGGGGTCTGTTAAAACCACATCAAAGGAACTGGCATTCAGGTGCCCAATCAGGGTCTTGTTATGCATTAGGTCTGAACAACACTTATAAAAAAACGcagacaaacttttaaaaattgccatagttttaaaaaatgccttcagAAAATGTTGTGTTTCAAATGTAATTTGAACGTATTCCTTAATGGAGTTCTCAAAATAGTCCTTGTGGTATGGAAGAACATAGGTTTTCAGGGTGAAAAAGTCCTCTTCTTTGATGTGCATATTCACCTCTGGTGTGAGGACCACAGCTTGGTGGCCTCGGGCGTGGAGCTCCCTCACCGCCTCTCGCATGCTGAGCCAGTGGCTGCCATCCACGGGCACCACTAGCACCTTCTCGCCCtcagcccagggcccagcactcAGGAAGAGCAGCAGCCCCAGGAGCCATATTGGAAGAACCTGGAGTCTGGTGGCCATCTCGGCAGAAGCTAACAGCAACTAACTTTCACCGCAGTCTGTGCCTCTTGTATTCACTTTTTTCACCCTTACCAGTTTATCATTAAGCCACTTAGCAAAATGGCATGTAATTGAAAGTGCCCTCCTTAAGTTAATCATTACAAAATAAATCTATCCCTGTCTGGCCCCGGGGAGAGATCGGATCACTCCTATCTTGGAAAAACTCATCTGACCCTGCCGCTCTCTTTGAGGAACATTTGAGTTCACGCTCATGTTTTTCATCCAATGTCCAAAATATGTGGACACACATTTCATGTCATTGCCTCCTACTTCTCTATTAACCACATTCTACCAGGCTGTCACTATGCTCTGAAGAGTCACCAATGCCCTGGTCCCCAACCATAACCTCTCTGCTAGATGTGATCCTATCTTATAACTCCTTCCTCCCATGCATGAGTAACACAGAGCACACCGAGAAACATATAACTTTGCTAAGCCAGCTTTCTCTAAATGGAAGATGCTGGCTCtctagttttgttcattttccatACCAGAATATCTCTTATAATGATCAGGGAGGATTCTATTTGAAGTGGCTCTCAAACAAGGGACTAGCTGGAGAGAGGGACACTGACCTCAAGATGTGATGATGTGATTCTGTTGAAGGGTTTGCTGAGAATTCTACATCTACTCCATGGAATATGAACTGCTGTTATCTAAGGCACACGTGGGCAAGACAACCCTGAGCAATGACACACAGTGAGTCTGGAACATCCTGCTCCCCACCGGCCAAGAGGGAGCTGGGGCCTGGCCCCAGATCTGGCCTTGTCTGAATTTCTCTTCTCCTGAATGCTGAAAGCTCCAGCCTTCTGCTACTCTGTTTAGGGACTTGGGTGCACATTGAAGCTTACATTCAGGCCTTTCTCCAAGGACATTTCCAGGGCCCAGTCCTGATAAGGACAGAGTCCTCCAGGagggctacataatttgtggggcccTTTGTTCAAATTTCAAGATGGAGAAAGCAAATGAGAGCCCCTGTGAGGGTGGAAGCCTGTGTGGTCAGAGGGGTGGCATGCCTGTGAGGCTGGCCTGGCTCCAGAAAGTCACTCTCACATGTGCTTGGCAAGATTACTGAGACCTCCTTGTCCTGGTGGCCCCAGGAGGATGCGGGCAGGCTCCCTGTGCTGTCCGGCTTTGTAGCTCACCACATCTATGTCTTCATGGCTGGCCAGGCTGAGGCTTTCCTTTGGGAGGAAGTTACCCCTCTAGAGACCAACACCGAGAACACATGCCACCACTGAGCACATGTGCGCATGCCCAGACGCTCGCTGAGGAACCCCAGCTGCCTCTAGGCAGGGAGCATTTGGGTTTAACCTTTTCTTGCAGGCTGGAAGTCTGGTGTCCTGGTTCTCTTACTTCCTCTCTAACAGCAATTTCTCTGCCCTCTTTTATCTggttcctctctctgtctcagccACATAACTGTATGTCtttcccaagcctcagtttctatCTTTCTACCCCCAAGTCAAATCCTATCATTCCCATGGCCGCTCACGTCTCCCCAGGGCCACGCAAGAGCACGAGTCCGTGGGGCCTAGGCCGTGCATGTCCTGTACGAAGAGGTAAAAGCATGAGAGAGGAAGGGGTAGGGTGCCTGGGAAGGCAGAGCTCTcagtttgttgttgctgctgcagctgctaAGGTTGCCAGCAAGGGCAGCTAGCGGAAGTTTCCAGAGTGGGGCCGCTGCCGAGAACTCAGTAGCCTCCCGCTTGCCCAGCTGAGGTCGCAGTGGGTGCTCATGGCAGTGGGCCGGGGCAGCGTGCCCAGCTCGCCTCCCTGTGAGCATCTGCCAACCGCACCCGGGCGTCACCTGCCGAGTAAGAAGCCACATGAAACCTGAGGACTCGGCCTGGCCGCAGTGCTCCCTCTGAGCCAATGAGAGACCCGGATCTAGGCTAGAATAGATGAAGAGGCATACAGCAAAGGATTAACATTATGACAGTCTTGATGTCTTGATTTGTCCCATATAAGCTATAGATTTGATGCAAAGCCAAACAAAATCTCACTGGGGTTTTTAACATGaccaaaaaaaatcttagagttCACCTAGAAGCCTTTCCGGCTCCTGATAATAGAGGTGTCGCTCCTATCAGACCAATGCTCTCACAGATAATGATTATAAactcttgcaaaaaaaaatttttttaaagccacctGAAGGCACCGAAGAGTAAGCCGAAACAGGAGGAACTTGAGGGGGTAGAGGGGGCAGCGGCCGGCGAGTTTCCTGTGTTTGTGGCTTTTTGCATGGGAGCGAGGCACAGTTGGTGCCACGCCAAGCCCCTACAACTCTTTCTTTGCTTCgctgtccccacccaccccacacgGAGACATGGAAATGGCAGGAAGTGTTTAGAGAATGAAAAAGTGTATGACTCGCGCAATGGTGGGGAGCGTTGCCGAAGCAGGAAGCAGGATGTTTTGAGGTCAGAGGAGCATAGTCGGCCATCGGGATCCGTAGGGGACCGGTTCCAGGACTCCACAATTCAACCTGTAACAAAAAGCCAGGCCGCCCCTGGCCTCGTGCGCAAGCTGGGAGCCTGAGCTGCTTCCTAAAGGCAGGGCCAGTCACTGAAGGAAGTGTGCATGGCCAGGCTGTGTTCCTGAAATATCCCTCTTGCAAAGGAGTAGAGAGTGATCTGGAGGGGTCAGCATGGACCCGTGGAGTCCCATTTGGAGGCTGTTGTTGTGAGAGAAGAGGGCCTCAGTCAAAGCCACCACGGCGTCAGGGGCACAGCCCATGTGAGAGGCAGTGAACGGCGGCGTCCACGAGGGGGCGCCCGCAGCTCGCGGGAAGCACAGACCGGCTGGGCACAGACCAACGCCGCGGGTTTGCAAGGGCATCGGAGCTGTCCAGGGGAGGGCGGTCCCTGGGAGCTTGAGTATATTGACATCTAAATAGAAAGCATCTTTAATGGAGGGCTAATTCCCAGTGTGGACAAGTTATTTCCTATCTCGCCACAGAGACcacccctctccctgcctcttaAATGCACCTCAGGTGAAGATTCACTCCCTGCTCGGTAGAACGTGTGACCTAGGGCTCAACCAATCAGCATGTCTCATCCCCTTGGCTGCAATGATTGGTTCAGAGATGGGCATGTGACTTAGCCAGAGCCAATGAGGCAGAAGGACTTTTACTAAGCATCCTGGGAAAAGGACTCCGGCTGGAGCCCTAGCTGCTAGATTCTGAGCCTGGGAAGGATGTTGTCGCCAGGGAAGCAGAGACATGAAATGGAGACAAAAAGTGGGCTCTGGTGACGTAGTTTGGCCCTGTAGCAAGCAACACCTAACCTGATATACCCTGAGATTTTTCCAGCATGTGAACCAATAAAATAGCTTGCAACGGAAAGCCTTGCAACAAATTCATTTTGTCAAGATAACAGGGTGAGGTTGCCCAAATTGCTGAGGGGATCATAGGTTGCGTCAGTTCTATTAAATGAAGAAGGTGAAGTCCAGCTCTGCTCTTCACTGGTCAAACAACTTgataaagaaaacacacacaaaagatgTTTAAATGAACaattaatcagggaaatgcaagttaaaataaCCTTGAGATATTTCTTCACCTATTAGATTGGCAAAAACCTAAAAAgttcaaatataataaatgtgaG
The nucleotide sequence above comes from Eulemur rufifrons isolate Redbay chromosome 1, OSU_ERuf_1, whole genome shotgun sequence. Encoded proteins:
- the LOC138382941 gene encoding UDP-glucuronosyltransferase 1A3 isoform X4; translation: MATRLQVLPIWLLGLLLFLSAGPWAEGEKVLVVPVDGSHWLSMREAVRELHARGHQAVVLTPEVNMHIKEEDFFTLKTYVLPYHKDYFENSIKEYVQITFETQHFLKAFFKTMAIFKSLSAFFYKCCSDLMHNKTLIGHLNASSFDVVLTDPVYPCGAVLAKYLSIPTVFFLRYIPCHLDLEGTQCPNPPSYIPRLLTKNSDHMTFLERVKNMLYPLPVLYICHISFYPYASLASEVLQREVSLMDILSHASVWLFRNDFVMDYPRPIMPNMVFIGGINCVNRKPLSQEFEAYINASGEHGIVVFSLGSMVSEIPEKKAMDIADALGKIPQTVLWRYTGTRPSNLANNTILVKWLPQNDLLGHPKTRAFITHSGSHGIYEGICNGVPMVMMPLFGDQMDNAKRMETRGAGVTLNVLEMTSADLENALKTVINDKSYKENIMRLSSLHKDRPVEPLDLAVFWVEFVMRHKGAPHLRPAAHDLTWYQYHSLDVIGFLLAVVLTLAFVTFKCCAFGFRKCFGKQGRVKKAHKSKAH